The stretch of DNA GATCAACCGTTCCACTGTCCAACCGGGCGAACAGTTCTTCGAGAAGACCATCGGCGGCCAGATCGCCATCATGGAGAATGCCGCCACGGCCGAAACCGTCTCCGCACTGTTCCATGCCTTGGAGGACGCCGGGGTGATGCTGCGCATCGACACCGCAGTCGAACCAACCATGTTCCACTACGCCACCATCTCCGAGGGCGAGGCCGAGCGGCTGCGGAGCATCGAAAAGGTGATCCGCAAGGGTCGGGTCAAAGCGATCGAACCAGGTCGGATGGTACTCGCCGAGGGCGAGGAGCAGGTATCCGCCAACGCTTTGTTCATCGACTGCACCGCATCGGCCGTGCGCCCCAAGCCAGTCGCCCCGCAATGGCAGGACGGCAAGATCGTGCTGCAGCTGCTGCACGTACCACTGGTGACGCTCAACGCGGCGGTCAGCGCCTTTATCGAAGCCAATTTCGCCACCGATGAGGAAAAGAACGCGCTCTGCAAGCCGATTGCCTTCATTGATCGTATCGAAGGCTATGCCGGGACGATCCTGGGCACGGGCATGAACCGCTTCCTGTGGTCGCAGAATCCCAAGGTGTCGGATTTCCTCGCGACATCCCGGCTCGATCCGGCGGCACGCACGATCGGCTGGCTAGCGCAAAATGCACCCGAACGGCTGGCGCTGCTCCAACGCATGAGCGCGGCAAGTGCGGCGGCGGTACCCAACCTCCAGCGGTTGGCTGCGCTGGCGCAATAGCGCTTTACCCAAGCTTAAGCCGCTGCTGCCATGCTCGGGCAATGCGTGAAGCCGTTCTCCTTGTGGTGGCCGTCAGTGCCTTTGCCGGTTTTGCCCTGCGCGGGGTGGATGGCCCCAAAGCCGCAGAGGAGGCCGATCCTGTGCAATTGGTGGCCGAACGCGATGCCAAAGAACGCGACAGGGCCTTCGCCGCGTGGAGCGCAGGCGAAACGGTGCTTCCACGCGCGTCGAACGGTCACTTCTACGCCGAAGCCTCGGTCAACGGTTCCTCGGTCAATTTCCTGGTCGATACCGGCGCCAGCATGATTGCGCTGACCGGCGAAGACGCCACGGCAGCGGGGCTCAGCTGGTCGGAAAGCGACGTGCGGATCGTGGCGCAAGGTGCCAGCGGCCCGGTTTATGGCGTGCCCGTTCGGCTCGATCACGTCGTGCTCGGAGGACACGAGGCGGACAATGTCGATGCCGCCATCATCCCACGGGGTCTCGACATCTCGCTACTTGGGCAGAGCTTCCTTTCGACCATCGAACCGGTTCGCATCGAAGGCGACCGGTTGGTTCTGGGTGGCTAGTCGATCACCGGCGGCGCCATTTTCAGCCTGCGGTAAGCTTCAACTGTGCTATGATGTGCCGATGAATCGCCGTGACATACTCAAGAACGGCCTGCTGCTCGGCGCCATGACGAGCGTGCCTGCGCGCGTCTTCGCACAGGTCAATCCGACCGCCGAGCGCGATCGAAAGTTGATCGCCATCGCCCACGAGCAACTCGATCGTGCGGGTGCGACGATCTGGCGCAAGGATATCGTCGGAATCGCTGATTTCGGGCTCCACAGTGCGGAGCGCCGCTTTCACTTCGTCGATCTCGTCAATGAGCGGGTCCAGAGCTTTCACGTCAGCCATGGATCGGGTTCCGACCTCGAGCATGACGGCTGGCTCAAGCGGTATTCGAATATCGAAGGTTCGGAAGCGACCTGCCGCGGTGCCTTCATGACGCGCAGCTGGTATGTCGGGAAATATGGCACCTCGATCCGGCTCGACGGTCTGGACCAGACCAACGACAAGGCCCTGCCGCGTGCGATCGTGATGCACCAGGCGAGCTACGCCACGCCCGAACATGTCGCACGTTTCGGGCGGCTTGGTCGCTCCAACGGTTGCTTTGCCATGGGTCCCGAGCAGTTCGATCGCGCGCTGCTCGACCTTGGCGGCGGGCGGCTGCTCTTTGCCGACAGCATGGGCCTGGCCGAGGACGGCAGCAGGCGGCTGCCACCGATCGCGCAGGTCGACCTGCTGCGCAACGAGCTCGGAGCTATCTACGAACGCCCCAGCGCCAGCGCCTACTAACGATCAGGTCTGCAGGTCGTCGATGATCTCGACGACTTCTTCGCTCGACTTGCGTGCGCGGTTCGACTGGCGCGGTGCGTCAAGCGCTGCAAGCACCGGTGCGTCGCGACCATAGATATCAGCAAAGCTGGTCAGGTTGCCGTCCACGTCCACGCCCATGGTGAAGTAGGTGATGTAGACTGGCCACTGCTTGGCCATGGGATAGCGCGTGTAGACCCCGCTGGCGGTGATCTCCGAAACTTCCTGCTGGATTAGCGGAAGGTCATCCTTGGTCTGCGCATTGCCCAGCATCGACATGGTGATAGCCAGCTCGCGGGCACCCTGCACCCGGATGCAACCATGGCTGAGGGCCCGGTTGTCCTGGTTGAACAGGTGGCGTGCAGGCGTGTCATGCAGGAAGATCGCATGCTCGTTGGGCATATCGAGCTTCATCAGGCCCAGCGAATTGTTCGGACCGGGCTGTTGGACGACATAAACAACCCCGTCGGCGCCCTTCGTGCCCTTGTAGCCTGCCGCCTTGGCCCAGGCCGGGTTACCCAGCACCTTCGCCCCAAGGCCTTCGCCCTTCACGATCGATTGCGGCACGGTCCAGGTAGGGTTGAAGATCACCGCTTCGACCATCTCGGCCAGCTGCGGGGTTGCAGTGCGACCCGGCTTGCCCACCACCACGCGGTAATTCTTGATGATGCGATTGTTGACCGTCAGCCGCAGCTGGTATTCGGGCACGTTGGTCAGCAGGTACTGCCTGCCCAGATCCTGCCCCAACCAGCGCCAGCGATCCATGTTCGCGCGGATCAGCTTGGCGCGCGCGGGATCGCTGGTCAGGGCCAGCTCTTCCTTAAGCCGGGCATAGTCGGGGGCAACCGGGTTGAGCCCGCGAAGGATCCCTGCGATATCGCCGCTGGCCAGCGCCTCGGCAAGCAGCACATGCGTGGGATTGGTGTCGGGGTCGGGATCGACGACGAACCACTGCTTGCGCGCCTCGGCAGGGGTGCGCCCGTCGCGCAGATCCTCGACCAGCCACACGAAAGTCTCGCTGGCGATGCGGTTGAGCTCCTCGCCCTCGCCCGCGGCGATCGCGGCGCGCAAGGCATCGACGGGATAGTCGGCCGGGCGCAGGCCCTCTTCCGCGACACTGGGAATGAAGGCGAGCAGCTTTTGCGCCGTAGCGAGCGTCCAGTCTCCGACCAGCGAGGGCACCGGCTGGACGACTTCGCCCTGCACCGTACGGATATCGCCGAAAGCTTCATCGACACTCTGGCGCTCTTGCTTTGGTGGAGTCTGGTTGCGCGAAAAATCGGGCAATGGCTCGGTCACCTTTTCAGGCTCGGGCGGCAACAGGTTTTCCGGTGCCCGATCCTGCGCCAGCACCGAAGTGGCGAGGAAGGCCGCACCTGCAACCGAACCAAGAAAGTAACGCGTGAAAGTCATCAGTCCCACCAATTGCGCCGCCGGAACCCCCGTACGGACGAGTTTATTCTAGCCAATCCGTGGCCCTCCTCCAACACTGCGGCTTGCGCTCGGCTGAACTACCGCAAGGATTGGTGACGAATGGCCACACCCACCTTATGGCAACGCTCGTGAGCCAGTCCGTTTCCCCACTTCGCCCGATCCTCGCAACAGCCATCGGGATTGGCCTGTTGTCGCTGATGGACGCGCTGATGAAGATGGCGGCGCTCGAACTGGGCGCATATATGGCGGCGCTCATGCGTTCCAGCATGGCGCTGGCTCTCGCGGCGCCGCTGTGGTTGGCGAGCGGCCCGAAATGGCCGGCGAAGAGCGTGCTCAAGGTCCATCTGATTCGCGGCGTGGTCGGATCGCTGATGGCGCTGACGTTTTTCTATTCGCTCACCAAACTGCCCTTGGCGGAGACCATCGCGATCTCCTTCATCGCGCCGCTGGTCTCGCTCTATCTCGCCGCGGTCATCCTTGGCGAGGAAATCAAGCCGCGGGCGATCTGGGGGTCGGTCCTCGGTCTGGTCGGTGTGCTGGTGATTGTCGGCGGCAAGTTCGGGCGCGGCAACCTCAATACCGATACGTGGCTCGGCCTGGCGGCGATCGTGGTCTCCGCGCTGCTGTATGCCTGGAACCTGGTGCTCCAGCGGCAGCAGGCCATGGTCGCCAAGCCGACCGAAATCGCGACGTTCTATATGGCGGTGGCCAGCCTGACCTATCTCACGGCCGCACCATGGCTGTTCGAAATGCCGCAAATCGGCCAGCTGCACGAAGTCGCGCTGTCCTCCGTCCTGACGGTGGCGGGGGCATTGGTGATGGCCTGGGCCTATGCCCGGGCGGAAGCGCAAGTTCTTGTTCCATTGGAATATTCTGGATTCGTCTGGGCAGCGCTGTTCGGCTGGCTGCTGCTTCATGAGGGGGTTACCGCCACGGCAATTGGTGGGACCATGCTGATCGTCGCCGGATGCTGGATCGCCACGACGCGGCGGCGTCCCGAACAAAGCGCCGTCTAGTCGACGCTGGCAGCAGCGGCTTGCGCCGACTGGTCGGCAAAAGTGAATGCCGCGGTGAAGCAGCCGACCGTGGCCAGCGCGGCGGCAAGTACGGCTGCACGAACGCGGCGGCGCGAGCGCGCCCGCATGGGTTGATGCGACGTCATGTGTCTGCTCCTCATCGAGGCCGCGCGGGCCCTGCACCGCACCAGCCTCCATTTTCATTCGATAATGCACAAAGCCGCCGCACCGTTCCCGACAGGCCGCTTTAGAGCCGCGGCGGCCCTTGATTTTTCCCGGTATTGGGCGCAGGGCGCGCGCATATTTCGCCGCACTTGCGAAGGGCGCTTGGCGCGGCTCCGGACAGAACAGAAAGGACCCAGCACAGCATGACCCAGGTCGGCAAGGACTCGCTCGGAACCCGTTCCACACTCACCGTCAACGGCAAGGACTACGCCTATTACTCGCTCGCCAAGGCGGCCGAGACCATCGGCGACGTATCGCGCCTGCCGTTCTCGATGAAGGTCCTGCTGGAGAACATGCTGCGCTTCGAAGACGGCGGCTTCACCGTCGCCACCAGCGATGCCCAGGCGATCGCCGACTGGCAGAAGAACCCGGTCACCGGCGCCGAAATCCAATACCGCCCGGCGCGCGTGCTGCTGCAGGACTTCACCGGCGTTCCCTGCGTGGTCGACCTTGCCGCCATGCGCGATGCAATCGCCAAGCTTGGCGGCGACACCAGCAAGATCAATCCGCTGGTCCCGGTCAACCTCGTCATCGACCACTCGGTCATGGTCGACGAGTTTGGCCATCCCAAGGCGTTCGAGGAGAACGTCGAGATCGAATATCATCGCAACATGGAGCGTTACGACTTCCTCAAG from Erythrobacter mangrovi encodes:
- a CDS encoding murein L,D-transpeptidase catalytic domain-containing protein; this translates as MNRRDILKNGLLLGAMTSVPARVFAQVNPTAERDRKLIAIAHEQLDRAGATIWRKDIVGIADFGLHSAERRFHFVDLVNERVQSFHVSHGSGSDLEHDGWLKRYSNIEGSEATCRGAFMTRSWYVGKYGTSIRLDGLDQTNDKALPRAIVMHQASYATPEHVARFGRLGRSNGCFAMGPEQFDRALLDLGGGRLLFADSMGLAEDGSRRLPPIAQVDLLRNELGAIYERPSASAY
- a CDS encoding DMT family transporter — encoded protein: MATLVSQSVSPLRPILATAIGIGLLSLMDALMKMAALELGAYMAALMRSSMALALAAPLWLASGPKWPAKSVLKVHLIRGVVGSLMALTFFYSLTKLPLAETIAISFIAPLVSLYLAAVILGEEIKPRAIWGSVLGLVGVLVIVGGKFGRGNLNTDTWLGLAAIVVSALLYAWNLVLQRQQAMVAKPTEIATFYMAVASLTYLTAAPWLFEMPQIGQLHEVALSSVLTVAGALVMAWAYARAEAQVLVPLEYSGFVWAALFGWLLLHEGVTATAIGGTMLIVAGCWIATTRRRPEQSAV
- a CDS encoding NAD(P)-binding protein; its protein translation is MTIETDYLIVGAGATGLAFADTLVEQDTSADIVIVDKHSSPGGHWNDAYSFVALHQPSATYGINRLPLGHDRIDEAGPNKGFFELASGAEVSAYFQSTMRDHLLPTGRVRYYPNSEFIGDRFRNIFSGEETRVSIRRKLVDSTYFETSVPATHSRKFAVADGVRVVVPGTLPELWKQAGGLPDRYVILGAGKTAMDVGVWLLEAGIPAQAITWVKPRESWLINRSTVQPGEQFFEKTIGGQIAIMENAATAETVSALFHALEDAGVMLRIDTAVEPTMFHYATISEGEAERLRSIEKVIRKGRVKAIEPGRMVLAEGEEQVSANALFIDCTASAVRPKPVAPQWQDGKIVLQLLHVPLVTLNAAVSAFIEANFATDEEKNALCKPIAFIDRIEGYAGTILGTGMNRFLWSQNPKVSDFLATSRLDPAARTIGWLAQNAPERLALLQRMSAASAAAVPNLQRLAALAQ
- a CDS encoding retropepsin-like aspartic protease family protein — translated: MREAVLLVVAVSAFAGFALRGVDGPKAAEEADPVQLVAERDAKERDRAFAAWSAGETVLPRASNGHFYAEASVNGSSVNFLVDTGASMIALTGEDATAAGLSWSESDVRIVAQGASGPVYGVPVRLDHVVLGGHEADNVDAAIIPRGLDISLLGQSFLSTIEPVRIEGDRLVLGG
- a CDS encoding L,D-transpeptidase family protein translates to MTFTRYFLGSVAGAAFLATSVLAQDRAPENLLPPEPEKVTEPLPDFSRNQTPPKQERQSVDEAFGDIRTVQGEVVQPVPSLVGDWTLATAQKLLAFIPSVAEEGLRPADYPVDALRAAIAAGEGEELNRIASETFVWLVEDLRDGRTPAEARKQWFVVDPDPDTNPTHVLLAEALASGDIAGILRGLNPVAPDYARLKEELALTSDPARAKLIRANMDRWRWLGQDLGRQYLLTNVPEYQLRLTVNNRIIKNYRVVVGKPGRTATPQLAEMVEAVIFNPTWTVPQSIVKGEGLGAKVLGNPAWAKAAGYKGTKGADGVVYVVQQPGPNNSLGLMKLDMPNEHAIFLHDTPARHLFNQDNRALSHGCIRVQGARELAITMSMLGNAQTKDDLPLIQQEVSEITASGVYTRYPMAKQWPVYITYFTMGVDVDGNLTSFADIYGRDAPVLAALDAPRQSNRARKSSEEVVEIIDDLQT